The proteins below come from a single Mercenaria mercenaria strain notata chromosome 3, MADL_Memer_1, whole genome shotgun sequence genomic window:
- the LOC123524720 gene encoding RNA pseudouridylate synthase domain-containing protein 1-like isoform X2, which yields MAAQDLARVHSEERYREKNLPTVVHRSANFLCINKGYDIKINFNDPAEITVEQQLRKMFPELVDPKVMHGFRYTHRLDFATSGILCLALNKNAAKHLSFQFQYRRVVKYYLALVRGHVNDDFVFIDVPTGDLQDDEWPGRRCVSTHPACKDPKLTQTLLICLEKGLFNGAPATKVVLKPITGKQHQLRVHCDYIGHTIVGDYTYSNRQDTDPDRMMLHSHRLVANMDIENLDLITPDPFTPALIQGWSPQQVLCTYQEAERQGNIFDPSTNNVKLVKINMYDT from the exons ATGGCAGCACAGGACCTTGCTAGGGTACACTCTGAAGAAAGATACAGGGAAAAAAACTTGCCTACAGTTGTTCACAGAAGTGCCAACTTTTTATGTATAAACAAAGgttatgatatcaaaatcaactTTAATGACCCAGCAGAGATAACTGTGGAACAGCAGCTTAGGAAAATGTTTCCCGAGCTTGTTGATCCGAAAGTAATGCATGGATTcag ATATACCCATCGTTTAGACTTTGCTACAAGTGGAATTTTATGTCTGGCTTTGAATAAGAATGCAGCAAAGCACTTGTCTTTCCAGTTTCAATATAGACGTGTTGTGAAATATTACCTAGCTCTG GTGCGCGGACATGTGAATGATGACTTTGTGTTTATCGATGTTCCTACTGGAGATTTACAAGATGATGAGTGGCCAGGCAGAAGATGTGTGTCCACTCACCCGGCTTGCAAAGACCCAAAACTAACACAAACATTATTGATATGTCTGGAGAAGGGATTATTCAATGGGGCACCAGCCACAAAAGTGGTTCTTAAACCAATTACAG GGAAACAACACCAGTTGAGAGTGCATTGTGATTATATAGGACATACTATAGTTGGTGACTACACCTACAGTAACAGGCAAGATACTGATCCAGACAGAATGATGTTACATTCCCACAGACTTGTTGCTAATATGGATATAGAGAACTTAGACTTGATCACCCCGGATCCATTTACTCCAGCTCTGATACAGGGATGGTCCCCGCAACAAGTATTGTGTACATATCAGGAAGCTGAAAGGCAGGGAAACATATTTGACCCATCTACTAATAATGTtaaattggttaaaataaatatgtatgacACCTGA
- the LOC123524720 gene encoding RNA pseudouridylate synthase domain-containing protein 1-like isoform X1 produces MKKKLLLEVKKLFCRQSKAFRMAAQDLARVHSEERYREKNLPTVVHRSANFLCINKGYDIKINFNDPAEITVEQQLRKMFPELVDPKVMHGFRYTHRLDFATSGILCLALNKNAAKHLSFQFQYRRVVKYYLALVRGHVNDDFVFIDVPTGDLQDDEWPGRRCVSTHPACKDPKLTQTLLICLEKGLFNGAPATKVVLKPITGKQHQLRVHCDYIGHTIVGDYTYSNRQDTDPDRMMLHSHRLVANMDIENLDLITPDPFTPALIQGWSPQQVLCTYQEAERQGNIFDPSTNNVKLVKINMYDT; encoded by the exons taaaaaagttattttgtcGACAGTCGAAGGCATTCAGAATGGCAGCACAGGACCTTGCTAGGGTACACTCTGAAGAAAGATACAGGGAAAAAAACTTGCCTACAGTTGTTCACAGAAGTGCCAACTTTTTATGTATAAACAAAGgttatgatatcaaaatcaactTTAATGACCCAGCAGAGATAACTGTGGAACAGCAGCTTAGGAAAATGTTTCCCGAGCTTGTTGATCCGAAAGTAATGCATGGATTcag ATATACCCATCGTTTAGACTTTGCTACAAGTGGAATTTTATGTCTGGCTTTGAATAAGAATGCAGCAAAGCACTTGTCTTTCCAGTTTCAATATAGACGTGTTGTGAAATATTACCTAGCTCTG GTGCGCGGACATGTGAATGATGACTTTGTGTTTATCGATGTTCCTACTGGAGATTTACAAGATGATGAGTGGCCAGGCAGAAGATGTGTGTCCACTCACCCGGCTTGCAAAGACCCAAAACTAACACAAACATTATTGATATGTCTGGAGAAGGGATTATTCAATGGGGCACCAGCCACAAAAGTGGTTCTTAAACCAATTACAG GGAAACAACACCAGTTGAGAGTGCATTGTGATTATATAGGACATACTATAGTTGGTGACTACACCTACAGTAACAGGCAAGATACTGATCCAGACAGAATGATGTTACATTCCCACAGACTTGTTGCTAATATGGATATAGAGAACTTAGACTTGATCACCCCGGATCCATTTACTCCAGCTCTGATACAGGGATGGTCCCCGCAACAAGTATTGTGTACATATCAGGAAGCTGAAAGGCAGGGAAACATATTTGACCCATCTACTAATAATGTtaaattggttaaaataaatatgtatgacACCTGA